The following coding sequences are from one Salvia hispanica cultivar TCC Black 2014 chromosome 3, UniMelb_Shisp_WGS_1.0, whole genome shotgun sequence window:
- the LOC125212038 gene encoding 2-alkenal reductase (NADP(+)-dependent)-like translates to MEEVNNRFVAIKGHINGAPAESDFEIKSETICLSLKANEVEVIVKNVYVSVDPYQLNRMKSQSSSQGTINFASSISPGHAIDTYGVGRVVASGRADLEKGELVVGLLTWGEYTLAEPGRLLNKLDAMGQDLPHHVGALGFSGLTAYGGFYQVCKPKKGESVFVSAASGSVGSLVGQYAKLFGCRVVGCAGSQKKVDLLKEKLGFDDAFNYKEETDLKSALKRYFPDGMDIYFDNVGGKMLEAAVANMKQFGRVAVCGVISEYTGSGKRAALDMLDVVYKRITIQGFLAADYLKCYADFMKTTTDHLRTGKMHSLCDISHGVESVPAAFIGLFSGENIGKKIVQIAD, encoded by the exons ATGGAAGAGGTAAACAACAGGTTCGTAGCAATAAAGGGCCACATAAATGGTGCTCCAGCTGAATCCGATTTCGAAATCAAGAGCGAAACAATATGTCTGTCGCTAAAGGCAAACGAAGTAGAGGTGATCGTGAAGAATGTGTATGTGTCCGTGGATCCATACCAGCTGAATCGCATGAAATCCCAGAGCTCCTCCCAGGGCACAATCAACTTCGCCTCCTCAATCTCTCCCGGCCAT GCCATCGATACATACGGTGTGGGTCGGGTGGTGGCGTCGGGGCGGGCGGATTTGGAGAAGGGGGAGCTTGTGGTTGGGCTTCTTACATGGGGAGAGTACACACTTGCAGAGCCAGGGAGACTCTTGAATAAATTGGACGCCATGGGGCAGGACTTGCCTCACCATGTTGGCGCTTTGG GATTTAGTGGACTAACGGCGTACGGAGGGTTTTATCAAGTATGCAAGCCGAAGAAGGGAGAGAGCGTGTTTGTGTCAGCGGCTTCGGGCTCTGTGGGAAGTCTGGTCGGACAGTATGCGAAGCTATTTGGCTGCCGTGTCGTTGGCTGTGCCGGTTCTCAAAAAAAG GTTGATTTACTTAAGGAAAAGCTTGGTTTTGATGATGCTTTCAACTACAAGGAAGAGACCGATCTCAAATCCGCTCTCAAAAG gTACTTCCCGGATGGAATGGACATATATTTCGACAACGTGGGCGGGAAGATGCTGGAGGCCGCGGTGGCGAACATGAAGCAGTTCGGGCGGGTGGCAGTGTGTGGCGTGATCTCTGAGTATACTGGCAGCGGTAAGAGGGCGGCTCTGGATATGCTGGACGTGGTATACAAGAGGATCACCATTCAAGGATTTTTAGCTGCCGATTACTTGAAATGCTACGCCGATTTCATGAAGACCACCACGGACCACCTCCGCACCGGAAAAATGCACTCTCTTTGCGACATCTCGCATGGCGTCGAGAGTGTCCCGGCTGCTTTCATCGGCTTGTTTTCTGGtgaaaatattggaaaaaagatTGTCCAAATTGCAGATTAA